The Cloacibacterium sp. TD35 region TTTCAAACAAAACAAAGAAAACGTGTTAGACGTTCTTAATGAACACATTACACAGCTCAGAAAATTCAAGTCTGCTCTAGAAAAAGAGAATTTTGAACTTCTGGAAGAACTGATTAAAAACGCCAATAAAATCCGAGGCATCTTAAAATAATTCGTCATGAAAAATTTCTTTCGCTTTCTGTTTATCATCAGTTGTAATTTTTTATGGAGTCAAGAAAGGAAAAGCACTGCGACAGAAAACGTGAAGATTATTTCTGAAAATTTCGACGTTCCTCAACTTAAAACCACACGAAGAATTTGGATTTATTTGCCTAAAGATTACGAAACTTCTCGTAAAAAATATGAAGTAATGTATCTTCAAGATGCCCAAAATCTTTTTGACGATGCTACTTCTTACGCTGGTGAATGGCAAGCAGATGAAATACTGAACAAAATTTTTGAAAAAACCGGAAAATCTGTAATTGTTGTAGGAATAGATAACGGTGGCGAAAAACGAATTGAAGAACTCTCTCCTTTCAAAAATGCAAAATACGGCGGTGGAAATGGCGAAAACTATGTAAAATTTATCGTGGAGACACTGAAACCTTACATTGATAAAAATTACAGAACAAAAACGAACAAAAAACACACTACGATTGGTGGAAGTTCACTCGGAGCGCTGATTTCTGTTTATGCCGCGGTGAAATATCCTGAAACTTTCGGGAAAGTGTTGGCTTTTTCTTCTGCTTTTTGGTTTAATGCTGAAGATTTGAATGCATTTATTACCCATTCTAAAGTCAATTTAAAACATCAGAAATATTACTTTGTCCAAGGAAAACACGAAGATGAAGACATGGAAGCGCAAACCCAACGTGTCATTGAAAACCTGAAATCTAAAAACGTAAAATCTAAAAATATTTTCCTAAAAATAGACGAAGACGGAAAACACAACGAACTCTATTGGCGCAGAGAATTTGAAGGAGCAGTTTTGTGGTTGAAATAATTTATACAATTAAAAAAACTAAATGAAAATGCTAGTCCTGATTGAGCAATTTGTTTGAGCTCTTTTTGTTTTTTCTAAAAAAACAAAAAAGCGAGTTGCAAAAGCAGGTCTGAACGTGAAAAGAAGCAAGAAAACGTCTTGCTCCTAATCGTATGAATTTGGGTGTTCTTTTTTGATTTCTTCGATGGTAGAAAGTACCTTTTCTTTTAAACTTAATTGGTAAATTTCCAATTTTGTAGAAATTTCTTCGTCTGAACTTCCTAAAATTTTAGCGGCTAAAATCCCAGCATTGGTAGCTCCGTTCAAAGCAACAGTCGCTACAGGAATTCCTGAAGGCATCTGCAAAATAGACAATACAGAATCCCAACCATCTATAGAATTAGACGACAAAATAGGTACGCCAATCACGGGCAAAGTAGTACAACTCGCCACCATTCCTGGTAAATGTGCAGCACCTCCTGCTCCTGCAATAATGACTTTCACGCCTCTGTTTTTGGCAGATTTTGCAAAATCAAACATGCGTTCTGGTGTTCTGTGTGCAGAAACCACGGTAAGTTCGTAAGGAATTTCTAAAGATTTTAAAAAATCAGCGGCTTGTTGCATAATTGGCAAATCGCTCTGGCTGCCCATGATAATTGAAACCATTTTACTTTTTTATTAAGATTTCTCAAAGATAAAAATTTTAGGAAAGAAAACCGAGAAAATAGGTATCTTTGCCATATAAATTCTTCTTTTTTGAACTCAAAACTTTTACTAGCTATTTTCACGGTTGCCTTTTTTTGGGGCACTACCTTTTTGGCCATCAAAATTGGGGTAGAAACCGTACCTTCTTGGTTTGTGGCAGGAATTAGACAATTTTTGGCTGCTGTCATCTTATTTCCTGTTCTATTATTCACCAAAAACTTAAAGTGGATTGGTTTTAAAAATTTCAGAATTCAGATTACCCTTTCTGCTTTAATGCTTGTAGGTGCAAACGGACTTACTACTGCTGCAGAAGAACATCTTACCAGTAGTTTAACCTCGTTGATTTCTGCTTTGTCACCTGTTCTCATTTTTATAGCGAGTTTAATTATAGGACTTGAAAAATTCACTAATAAAGCTTTTACAGGTTTATTATTAGGATTTTCTGGGGTAGTTTTTATCTTTTGGGATGGCTTGAAAGATTTAGCCAATCCTAGTTATGTTTTCGGAATTCTGATTTTACTTTTGGGAGTCACCAGTTGGACAATTGGAACCATTTACACTAAAAAATTACAAATAAAAACCGAAAATCTGTTTCTGAATTTATTTTATCAGTTTGCATTTGCTGGTATTGTACAAATTATTTTCGGGTTTGCTTTTTCTAAGGATTATCACTTCAGCGAATGGAGTACCAAAAGTATAATCGCAATAATTTACCTAGCGATTTTTGGTTCTGTAATTACATTTTACGCCTATCATTATTTACTGAAAAATCTATTGGCAACTCAAGTTTCAATGCTTTCTTACGTGAATACCATTATCGGGATTTTCTTAAGCTGGCTGGTTTTGGATGAAAAAATTTCAGCAAAATTTATTATTGCCACTATTTTAATTATCAGTGGGGTTTTCATCATCAATTATCGACCAGATATTTTTAGGAGAAAGAAAAGTCTGAAGTAATTTTTTACTTAAGCAATTACTCTTACCAAAGTTTTAATATGATTCAGTTTTTCTAGTAATTCTTCTCTGGAATTGGCTAAAACATTGATGTGTCCCATTTTTCTACCAGGTTTGGTTTCTGTTTTTCCGTAGAGATGAACATAGGTTTTGGGAAGTTTCAGAACCTCTTCTAAACCTTCATATATTACTTTTCCGCTGTAATTTTGTTCTCCAACTAAATTCAGCATTCCTGAAAACCCAAAAGCATCTGTATCTGCCAAAGGAAGATTTTTCAGAGTTCTGTAAAATTGCTCGAACTGAGAATTAGCGTTTCCTTCTTGCGTTTGATGACCAGAATTGTGCAATCTTGGTGCTGTTTCATTCACCCAAACTTTTCCGTTTTTATCGAGGAATAATTCGATGGCAAAAAGCCCTGCAGAATTAGCTGCATTGATAAATTTTTCGGCAATAGCATCAATTTGAGATTGAACATCTTTTGAAATATCGGCAGGACAAATATTGAAATCCAAAAGGTTCAGTTTTTCATCAGCCACCATTTCTGTTACAGGAAACGTTTTCGTTTCGCCGTTTTCGTTTTTAGCAATGATGATGGAAAGTTCTTTGTCTATATCTACCAAAGACTCTAAAACAGAAGGAGCATCCCAAAGATTTTTCAAATCATTTTCGGCTTTGATGACTTGCACTCCTTTTCCATCGTAACCACCAGTATTCAATTTTTGAACAAAAGGTAAAGCAAATGTAGCTTCTGAAACATTTGAAATTATCTGAAAATCAGGACTTGGAATGTTGTGTTTTTTATAAAACTCTTTTTGTAGAATTTTCTGTTGAATAGTTTTGATGATTTCAGCACTTGGAATCACTTTTTTGCCTTGTTTTTCCAGTTCAAAAAGTGCGTCTACATTCACATGCTCTATTTCTATGGAAATCACGTCTTTATCTTGACCGAAAGCTAAAACATCTTCATAATCATTAAAATTCCCTTGAGAAAAATGTGAAATATAAGCGCAAGAACAATCAGAGTTTGGGTCTAAAACGTGAAATTCATCGTCGTAGTTTAATGCATTTTGTATGAACATTCTTCCTAATTGTCCACCTCCGAGAATACCGATTTTCATTTTTATTGATTTATTTCCCTGCAAAAATATAAATAAGTTTTACACCTAGCAATTTATCATCAAAATAAAAAAAATCGAACTTTCGTCCGATTTTACTTTGTACAATTATCTTTTCTTCTGGTATCAATGATATATTGAATTTTCCATTCGTTATTGATTTTCGCCAGTTGGAAACTGTTTACACCGCAATGCGAAAAATTACCTTTATAATAAAACTGATACGGAACCCAAACCGAAGCCATATTTCCATCAACCAAAATTTTAGAAATGGTGAATCTTTCGTCTAAATCACCTGCTTTAGAAGCGCCAACTTGTTTGGCAAAATCTTCTAACTTATCGGTTCTAATTTCTTGATTTTTCCCAAAAGTCTGCATAATGGCAGAATTAGAAAAAGCGTTTTTCACTCCAAGAGAATCTGCAGATTTCATTGCTTGAAAAAGATTTTCAATAGGTTTTATGATTTCTTTTTCTGATGTATTTTGAGCAAAAGAAAAACTGGAAATCAATAAAAAGAAGATTTTTTTCATATCAAAATTTATAGATAAGTGTTTGAACAATTTAAAAAGTTACATTTCGTAAAATTCTAAAGGCAAATCATCTGGATCGGCAATGAAAAAGAATTTTTTCTCGGTAAATTCATCTATTCTGATTTCTTCACAATTCACTCCTTTTTGCAATAGTTCTGTTCGTTTTTCTTCTACATTTTCTACTGCAAAAGCCAAATGTCTCAACCCACAACTTTCTGGCCTAGAAGGTCTTTTCGGTGGGTTAGAAAAAGAAAATAATTCAATGACATAATCATTACCAATCGCCAAATCTAGCTTGTAAGATTGTCTTTCTTCTCGGTAAATTTCTCTGATGATATTCAACCCTAAAATTTCCGTGTAAAACCTTTTAGAAACCTGATAATCAGAGCAAATAATAGCGATATGATGTATTTTCATGACTTTATTATCTTACTTTTTCCGCAACTTTCGTTCCGAATAATTCTATACTTTTCATCATCACATCGTGATTGGGTGCGCCTACATCCATGTGCGCGATGTATCTGGTTAAACCAAACATTTCTTTCACAGTATTGATTTTTTCGGCTACCTCATCAGAATTCCCAATAAATAGAGCGCCTTCTTTACTTCTGCCTCCTTCATATTGCATTTTGGTGTAAGCAGACCAACCTCTAGAACTGCCGATTCTGCTCATTTGAGCGGCATAGTTTTCAAAATACCCATCAATTACTTTAGAATCTTCGCTGACTAAAGTGTGAGAGTGAATCCCGATTTGCATTTCCTCTGGATTATGACCGTGTCTCAGATATTCTTTTTTGTAAAAATCAATCAAAGGTTTAAACTGTCTTGGCAAACCACCAATAATTGCCACAATTAAAGGCAAACCTAATCTAGCAGCTCTTAACACAGATTCTGGAGTTCCGCCTACTGCAATCCAAACTGGTAATTTTCCGTTGTTCGTCGCTCTAGGATAAACCGTTTGATTTTCCATAGGAGCACGGAGTTTGCCTTTCCAGGTGACATTTTCTTGAGTATTTATTTTAAGTAGTAAATCTAATTTTTCTTCAAAAAGTTCGTGATAATCATCTAAATCATAACCAAAAAGCGGAAAAGATTCAATGAAACTTCCTCTACCTACGCCAATTTCTGCTCTTCCGCCAGAAATTAAATCCAAAGTAGAAAAATCTTGATACACTTTTACGGGTTCTGCTGAACTGAGAACCGTAACGGCGCTCATGAGTTTGATATTTTTAGTGATAGAAGCAGCTGCAGAAAGCACCATTTCTGGAGAAGAAACCACATAATCAGGTCGGTGATGTTCGCCCAAAGCAAATACATCTATTCCTAATTCATCTGCAAGTTTTATTTCCGCTAAAATTTCCTGTAATTTTTGTTGAGGATCAGCAAATTTTCTGGTTTCTTTATCGAAAGCCAAATCGCCAAACATTCCAACTCCTATTTCGAATTTTTTCATTTTCTAAATTTTATTCAAAATTACCATTTCTGAGAAGCGAATGAATTGATGTAAGGTAAGAAATGGCTACTTTTTCTATTGAAAACCGAGTTTATTTTTAAGATTAAAACAAAAAAACGAGCCAAAGCCCGTTTTTATTTTTTTTTAAAATTTCATCACATCTTTTACTACTCCACCTTTTTGAGTATGAGGCAATAATTCTGCAGAGATAAAATCTTTTATAGCTCTTGTACTTTCGTTTTCTGGGAAAAGCAAGTGAACATTTGCACCAGCATCAAGCGTAAAAAATAATGGATGACCTGTTTCTTTGCGGAAATTCCAAAGTTTATTAATGACTTCTAGTGTTCCAGTTTTCATTAAAATAAAAGCCGGTTCGCTCATCATCATCATCGCATGAAGCGTTAATGCTTCGTGTTCTACGAGTGTGATAAATTTTTCAAGATTTCCCGTTTTCAGAATTTCCTTCAGAGGAACAAAATTCTCTCTCGCTTCCTGGAAACGTCTTTCTGCATAAGGATTGGTATTCATCAAACCATGACCAACCGTAGAACTCACCGATTTTTCGCCTTCGTGAATGAGTAAAACCCAATCATTGAAATTCTTAAAAATCGGATGAATTTCCTCATCAGGATATTTCACAGCGTATAAATCAGAACTTCCTTCTACTTCATCCGTTTTCCCCCAAACTACAAGACCGTTATACAAACTTCTGCAAGCACTACCGCTTCCTAATCGCGCTAAAAATGAAGTTTTCTTTACATCAATTTCTGCGTTGGTGAAAACTTTATCCAACTCCATCAAACAACTTGCAATCGCTCCAAAACCAGAAGCAGAGCTTGCAATTCCTGAACTGTGCGGAAATGTATTTTCAGTTTTAATAATGTATTTCCCTTTGAGAATCCAAGGTAAATATTGTTCAATATTTTTGAAATATTTTTCGATTTTTTCCGCAAATTTTAACTCTTCATTTCCTGCTAAAAAAGTTTGCACAGAAAAGGGTTCGTTTGCCAAAAACTCCATTGAAGTTTGAGTGTTGCAATGATTTAAAGTATATGAAATACTAGGATTTGCAGGAATTTGATTGGTGTATTTACCCCAATATTTGATTAAGGCAATGTTTGACGGACAAGTTGCAGAAACAACTTGATTAGATATATTGAAATGTTGATTTCCTAAAAATTGATTTTCCATAATTATTAACGCAATGGCGCAAATTATTTTTTAAATAATGTATTTTTTAACGCGTAAGAAAATCAAAGATTTTCAAACTTCCAGCTTACTACTTCTTTTCTTTTTTATAATTTTCTACATGAAATTTTAAACTTTCTTCCAGTGGAATGAACTGATAATTGAGCTTTTCTTTGATTTTTTTATTTGATATTTTATTGAATTCGGTAACCGATTGCACATTTACTTTATTCGCCATTTTCAGTGGAGAAATAAGCCAACCTAAAATTGAATTTAAGAAAACTCCCGTTTTCAATAAACCATTTGGAATGAGTTTTACTGCTTTTTTTCCTAATTTTTGTTTGATAAAATTGGCAACGTCTTGGTATTTTTTATTTTCAGAAATTAAGATAAATCTTTCTCCAAAAATATTTTTTTCCATCAATTCAATTGAAATCTGAGCCACATCTCGAACATCTACGTAAGAAGTTCCTCCAGAAAATGTATAGGCATTTTCGCCCAATTCCTTGAATAAAGTTCCGCTGCTTTCTTTCCAATTTCCGCTACCGATGATGACTCCCGGATTCACAATCACCGTATTTAAACCTTCTGCTGATGCACGCCAAACTTCCATTTCAGAAAAATGTTTAGAAATAGCATAGGCAGAATGGTCGATTTTCGGATTAAAATCAGAACTTTCGTCTAATTCTCCGTTTTCATTCAATCCATCTAAAACCGCGATGGAACTTACAAAAAGGAATTTCTTCACCGAAGAATTTTGACAAGCAAATAGAAGTTGTTTGGTGCCTTCAATATTAGTTTGATACATTTTTTTTTCATCTTTAGGATGAAAACTCACTTTAGCGGCACAATGATAAACCTCTTCTACTCCATTTAAGGCGTTTTGTAGCGAATGAATATCTTCAAAATCTACTTCTATCCATTCAATTGAATCAAAATATTCATTAGGAGTTTCTGTATAAAATTGAAATGATTTTCTAACCTCCTGCAGATTGCTGGATTTTCTTTTTGTAGCGCGTACTGATTTGCCACGTTTTAGCAGTTCTAAAACGATTACTCTTCCGAGAATTCCTGTTGCACCTGTAACTAATACCATAACTTATGCAAATATAGAAATTTAAAGAATTTTAAGTTTGCAATTTAGATGATAAAGTTTGTTATTTTTGCAAAAAGCAAAAGATATGTCTGAAATTCTAAAAAATCCACATAAAAAATTTTATTCCTTTTTAATTATCATCACTTTGGTAAATCTTTTACAGGCATATTTTACCGAGATCACTTTAGACGAGGCCTATTATTACCAATATGCAAGAGATTTAGACTGGGGATATTATGACCATCCACCGATGGTAGCATTGGTGATTAAGATTTCTCAACTTTTTTTTAATGGAAATCTGGGAGTAAGATTTTTAACCGTTTTATTATTTTCTGGAAATTTATTCCTTATCTGGAAATACCTTTTGCCTCAAGACAAAACCTCTTATATAAATGAATTTATCATTCTATCACTAGGCTTAGTCATGATGAATGCTTATTCCTTCATCACCACACCAGATGTTCCTCTATTATTTTTCGGGACGGTTTTTTTTATTTTATACCAAAGATTTACAGAAAAACAAAATTTCTGGAACGCAGTTTTATTAGGAGTTTCTGTAGCATTGCTTTTTTACAGTAAATACCAAGCGGTTTTATTGGTATTTTTCGTGGTGATTTCTAGCTTAAAAATGCTTACAAAACCTTACATTTATCTTGCAGGAATTGTAACTTCTTTATTGATGCTTCCTCATTTAATGTGGCATATTCAGCATGATTTCCCTACGTTTCAATATCATTTAGTAGACCGTTCAGAAAAGTTTAAAATCAAATATTTCCTAGAATATCTACCGAATCAGTTTGCGGTTTTCAATCCGTTTATATTAATTCCTTTTGTGATTTTACTTTTTAAAAATAAATACCAAAATCTTCAAGAAAAGGCATATTACTTTGTAAGCATAGGCTTCTTGGTTTTCTTTGCTTTAACAAGTCTTAGAGGACATGTAGAACCACATTGGACGGTTGTTGCATCTATTCCCATGGTAATTTTATTTTTACAATTTATCAAAGAAAAACCATCTTGGCAAAAATATGTGCGCACTATCGTTTTTGGCTCTTTGGTTTTGGTTTTCACCACCAGAGTTTTATTGCTCACAGATCTTTTACCAAAAAAACTAGAATTTACAGGTAAAGAACAAAAATACAAAGCTTTAGCTGAAAAAATAGGGAAAACTCCCGTTTTATTTACCGGTTCATTCCAATCGACTTCATTATACAATTATTTTACTGGAAATGAATCTTCAACTCTAGGTTCTTTAAATGTGAAAAAAACACAATTTGACATTTGGCAAAGAGAACAAAATTATTTTGGAAAAAGAGTTTTTGTAGAAAAACCAAACACTCCAAGATCACAAAAAATCATTGATGAAAACAATATTAATTTCAATGGTTTTTATGTAGAACATTTCCAAACGCCCAACCGATTAAAAATAGAATTTGATCTTCCTTCCGAACAACTCAAAAACAATCAAATTATTCCGATTACGATTTATAATCCTACTAAAAATACTGTAGATTTCAATCATCCTGAAATTCCAGTGACCATTACTGCTGTATTTTTGGCGCACAGAGAAACAACGGATATTCCTACAGAAATTGAAAAAATGCCAAGCATTTTAGAACCTGGAGAAAGTTTCAAAACTCAGATTAAAATCAACACGCAAAACCTAAAAGCTGGCGATTACAATTTCGGCATTACCACCAATTGTATTTTGGGGAATGCTTATAATTCGAAATTTGTAAAAGCATCACTGAATTAAGCTAAAAATTCTTTTACCGCTTGATTGAAATCTTTTGGGTTTTCGGCTTGAAGCCAGTGTCCTGCATTAGCAATAGAAACCAATTGATATTTCGGAAACTGTTGGTGCATTAATAATTCATCTTGCGGAAGAATATAATGAGATTTTGCACCTGCTAAAAACAAAGTTTCGCCCTCGAATTTTCCAAATTTTATGGCATTGGCAACAAAATCATTGTATTTTTCTGCCAAAGTATTGATGTTAAAACGCCAATTAAGTTTTTTATCTTCCGTCCAATACAAGTTTTTAGTCAAAAACTGAATCACAAATTTCTCTGGAATGAACTGAGCCAAAACATTTTCCACGTCTTGTCTTGATTTTACCTCATCGAAATTTACCGACTGAAGCGCTTTTATAATCCCTTGATGATGTGGAGGATACGCTTTAGGAGCAATGTCTGCAACAATCAGTTTTTCTACTTTTTCGGGATAAGAAATCGCAAAAGTCATCACCGCTTTTCCGCCGAGAGAATGCCCGAGAAGATTGGCTTTTTCGATGCCATGAAAATTCATATAATTCAGAATATCATCTGCCAAAACTTGATGATTCATCTCGTCTGAATGAAAACTTTTCCCGTGATTTCTTAAATCAAGCAAATGAGTTGGAAACAATTCGCCAAATTCTTTTCCGAAACTTCCCCAATTGTCTAACATTCCGAAAAGTCCATGAAAAACGAGCAATGGCGTTCCGTTTTTTTCTTGTCCGTATATTTTTGAGTGTAAAATTTCTACCATTTCGCTAATCTCTTTAAATATGCTTGAATGGTGTTTTCCAAACCAAGATACAATGCTTCAGAAATGAGAGCATGACCTATTGAAACTTCCAATAAATTAGGAATATTATCGGCGAAATATTTTAAATTATCAAGAGATAAATCGTGACCTGCATTAATGCCTAAACCATATTTTGTAGCTTCTACAGCAGTTTCATAATACGGTTTTATAGCTGCTTCTTTATCAGTTTCGTAATTTTTGGCGTAAGCTTCTGTGTACAATTCAATTCTGTCTGTTCCAGTTTCTGCTGCAAATTTCACCATTGCAGGATTCGGGTCAAGAAAAATAGACGTTCTAATACCTGCATTTTTAAATTCTGCAATCACAGATTTCAAAAAATCTAGATGTTTTTCGCAATCCCAACCTGCATTAGAAGTGATGGCATCATCTGCATCTGGAACCAAGGTAACTTGCTCTGGTTTTACTTCTAAAACCATATCAATAAACGGACGATGAGGATTTCCCTCGATGTTAAATTCTGTGTAAACCAAAGGTTTCAAATCATACACATCTTTTCTGGTGATGTGTCTTTCGTCTGGTCTTGGATGAATGGTAATTCCTTGTCCACCAAATTCCTGAATTTTAATCGCTGCTTCGGTTACACTTGGTGTATCTGCGCCTCTTGCATTTCTAATGGTCGCGATTTTATTGATATTTACTGATAATTTTGTCATTTTTTTTGTTGGTAATTTAATACTTGGTTCTTTTTACTTTCCAATTGACTCTTTTACTTACGCTTTTGCCACTTGCATTATTTCAAGATCAAATTCTTGTGCTGCGGTAAGAATATGGTCAAAAATATCCGCCTGAATTCTTTCATAATCTACCAATTCTGCTTTGTTGGCAAAACAATAGATTTCTAAAGGCATTCCTTGAGGTGAAATTTCTAACTGACGGACCAAAACGATTTCGTCTTGATCTACTTTTGGATTATTTTTGAGGTAATTCAATACATAATTTCTAAAAAGTCCGATGTTGGTTAACTGCTGACCATTGATAATTCTTTCAGCATTTTGAATATTCTTCTTGCTTTCCGTAATCTCACGAAGTTTTCTGTCTAGATATTCAGAAATCAAGTTGATGTCTTTTACTTTTTCATAAAATTCATCATCCACAAATTTGAAAGACTTGATATTAAAATAAATCGAACGCTTAATTCTTCGGCTGCTTCCTTCGTACATTACTTGGTGATTTCTGATTTCCGTAGAAAGCAAATCATAGGTAGGAATCGTGGAAATGGTTTTGTCAAAATTGACAATTTTTGTCGTCAATAAGTTGATATCTTGAATATTTCCTTCAATATTATACTTAGGAATTCCAATCCAATCGCCCACTTTCATATTT contains the following coding sequences:
- a CDS encoding pyridoxine 5'-phosphate synthase, with the protein product MTKLSVNINKIATIRNARGADTPSVTEAAIKIQEFGGQGITIHPRPDERHITRKDVYDLKPLVYTEFNIEGNPHRPFIDMVLEVKPEQVTLVPDADDAITSNAGWDCEKHLDFLKSVIAEFKNAGIRTSIFLDPNPAMVKFAAETGTDRIELYTEAYAKNYETDKEAAIKPYYETAVEATKYGLGINAGHDLSLDNLKYFADNIPNLLEVSIGHALISEALYLGLENTIQAYLKRLAKW